Proteins encoded together in one Paracidovorax wautersii window:
- a CDS encoding GSU2403 family nucleotidyltransferase fold protein, with protein MQDLNAAAARQYIDAVATFEAWEEAQQEAAQLRGGMYWHAGPASSPETRYLVRTTSSGGETSLGAISPENEAIYERFMQRKKDSAERMAGLKAALEQHRRLNRALRVGRVDPLVTSLLARLSDTRLSPHFRVVGTHALYAYEAAAGVRLDSDALATRDIDLLWDTRKRIQFATQLARVDSSMLGVLKKVDRSFRIRRSQQYTAVNSDGFEVDIIRRERTADDPHPIKLSEDDEDFWVAQARRASVLLDSPGFSAIVVATNGSMARMNTVDPATFVQFKRWMATQRDRDPLKRRRDVLQADAVQQLLDGYLP; from the coding sequence ATGCAGGATCTGAATGCCGCTGCCGCGCGGCAGTACATCGATGCCGTCGCCACCTTTGAGGCCTGGGAAGAGGCCCAGCAGGAGGCTGCGCAACTGCGTGGCGGCATGTACTGGCATGCAGGGCCGGCATCGTCGCCGGAAACCCGCTATCTTGTCCGCACCACGTCTTCGGGGGGCGAAACCAGTCTGGGTGCGATCAGCCCCGAAAACGAAGCCATCTACGAGCGTTTCATGCAACGCAAGAAGGACAGCGCGGAGCGTATGGCAGGCCTCAAGGCCGCATTGGAACAGCACCGGCGGTTGAACCGGGCGCTGCGCGTGGGCCGGGTCGATCCATTGGTGACCAGCCTTCTGGCGCGCCTGTCGGACACCCGGCTCAGCCCCCACTTTCGCGTGGTCGGCACGCACGCGCTGTATGCGTACGAGGCGGCAGCGGGCGTGCGGCTGGACTCGGACGCACTGGCCACCCGCGATATCGACCTGCTGTGGGACACGCGCAAGCGGATCCAGTTCGCCACCCAACTGGCGCGTGTCGACAGCTCCATGCTGGGTGTTCTCAAGAAGGTGGATCGCAGTTTCCGCATTCGCAGAAGCCAGCAATACACCGCCGTCAACAGCGACGGCTTTGAAGTAGACATCATCCGCCGCGAACGTACAGCGGATGACCCGCATCCCATCAAGCTGAGCGAGGACGATGAAGACTTCTGGGTCGCCCAGGCCCGCCGCGCCAGCGTGTTGCTCGACTCTCCGGGCTTTTCGGCCATCGTCGTGGCGACCAATGGCAGCATGGCGCGCATGAACACTGTCGACCCCGCCACGTTTGTCCAGTTCAAACGCTGGATGGCTACGCAGAGAGACCGCGATCCGCTCAAGCGGCGGCGGGACGTCCTGCAGGCGGATGCCGTGCAGCAACTGCTGGACGGCTATCTGCCTTGA
- a CDS encoding TonB-dependent receptor yields MLQTTTSAPAAPAACVRPQPPAPRAHRNPLRPPFRAALVYGCALAAAGATAFPAAAQSDDAATVTTTAAASSGGALPAVQVQGSAEAQRRFDAAASHTSVAVDGFTAPTPLVNLSELLAGQAGVVALDRGNYAQDLQIAVRGFGARSTFGVRGVRILVDGIPATMPDGQGQAATAQLQSAAQVDVLRGPLAQLYGNAAGGVLQVTTREPREGTGGLSGAQVGVAAGSSGQRLLDASLDFGDRTLGGLIDVSQFETDGWRDHSAARRVHLNGKLVARPSADTKITALVNLYDQPKAQDPLGLNRAQFNANPRQAASVADTFDTRKSVAQNQVGVVLEHQFNPADSVRVRAYGGTRDLRQYLSFSGAAVNSAGGVVDLDRDYYGLGLAWTHATRMPSGLPLTWTVGLDADRLAERRQGLVNNNGTAGDLRRNERDQAGNTDLFAQVDAWIAPTLRAVAGLRASRVRAEVDDRYITAANPDDSGSRSWRQTSPALGLVWAATEQLNLYANVGRGFETPTLAEMAYSAGNTGPNYALGASRSWQWELGAKWQGTWQGVPQRLDMAWFDARSRGEIVPAATVNGRTVFQNADNVSRCGLELAWSAQAGAWTPRAAYTYLDAFFGSAYTGAGGAQVPAGNRLPGTARHVAQLALDYAPTAAWQLGASVDLSGKVFADDRNTESAPGFAVVGLRAGYTLRGPASGGQTGGGKEAGSAPRWQLWARLDNLFDRRYAGSLIVNDGNQRFFEPAAGRRIMVGLRAQFL; encoded by the coding sequence ATGCTCCAGACCACCACCAGCGCCCCGGCGGCGCCTGCCGCCTGCGTGCGGCCCCAGCCCCCCGCGCCGCGCGCCCACCGCAATCCCCTCCGCCCCCCGTTCCGTGCCGCGCTGGTCTACGGCTGCGCCCTGGCGGCGGCCGGTGCCACCGCTTTTCCCGCCGCCGCACAAAGCGACGACGCCGCCACGGTGACGACCACAGCCGCCGCATCCAGCGGCGGCGCCCTGCCCGCCGTGCAGGTGCAGGGCAGCGCCGAAGCGCAGCGCCGCTTCGACGCCGCCGCCAGCCACACCAGCGTGGCGGTGGATGGCTTCACCGCGCCCACGCCGCTCGTCAATCTGTCGGAACTGCTGGCGGGCCAGGCCGGCGTGGTGGCGCTGGACCGGGGCAACTACGCGCAGGATCTGCAGATCGCCGTGCGCGGCTTCGGAGCGCGTTCCACCTTCGGCGTGCGCGGCGTGCGCATCCTGGTGGACGGCATCCCCGCCACCATGCCCGACGGCCAGGGCCAGGCCGCCACCGCACAGCTGCAGTCCGCCGCGCAGGTGGACGTGCTGCGCGGCCCGCTGGCGCAGCTCTACGGCAACGCCGCCGGCGGCGTGTTGCAGGTGACGACGCGCGAGCCGCGCGAAGGCACGGGCGGGCTGAGCGGCGCCCAGGTGGGCGTGGCCGCGGGCTCGTCCGGCCAGCGGCTGCTGGATGCCTCGCTCGACTTCGGGGACCGCACGCTGGGCGGGCTGATCGATGTGTCGCAGTTCGAGACCGACGGCTGGCGCGACCACAGTGCTGCGCGGCGGGTGCACCTCAACGGCAAGCTGGTGGCCCGCCCCAGCGCGGACACGAAGATTACCGCGCTGGTGAACCTGTACGACCAGCCCAAGGCGCAGGACCCACTGGGCCTGAATCGTGCCCAGTTCAACGCCAACCCGCGCCAGGCCGCCAGCGTGGCCGATACCTTCGACACGCGCAAGTCCGTGGCGCAGAACCAAGTGGGCGTCGTGCTGGAGCACCAGTTCAACCCGGCCGACAGCGTGCGAGTGCGCGCCTATGGCGGCACGCGTGACCTGCGCCAGTACCTGTCTTTCAGCGGCGCCGCGGTCAACAGCGCCGGCGGCGTGGTCGACCTGGACCGCGACTACTACGGCCTGGGCCTGGCCTGGACGCACGCCACGCGCATGCCCTCGGGCCTGCCGCTGACCTGGACGGTGGGCCTCGACGCCGACCGCTTGGCCGAGCGGCGCCAGGGCCTGGTCAACAACAACGGCACGGCGGGCGACCTGCGCCGCAACGAGCGCGACCAGGCCGGCAACACCGACCTGTTCGCCCAGGTGGACGCCTGGATCGCCCCCACCCTGCGCGCCGTGGCCGGCCTGCGCGCCAGCCGCGTGCGCGCCGAGGTGGACGACCGCTACATCACCGCCGCCAACCCCGACGACAGCGGCAGTCGCAGCTGGCGCCAGACCAGTCCGGCACTGGGCCTCGTCTGGGCCGCGACCGAGCAATTGAACCTGTACGCCAACGTGGGCCGCGGATTCGAAACGCCCACGCTGGCCGAGATGGCCTACAGCGCCGGCAACACCGGCCCCAACTACGCGCTGGGCGCCTCGCGCAGCTGGCAGTGGGAGCTGGGCGCCAAGTGGCAAGGCACGTGGCAGGGTGTGCCGCAGCGGCTGGACATGGCGTGGTTCGACGCACGCAGCCGCGGCGAGATCGTGCCCGCGGCCACCGTCAACGGACGCACCGTGTTTCAGAACGCCGACAACGTGAGCCGCTGCGGCTTGGAGCTGGCCTGGAGCGCGCAGGCCGGGGCCTGGACGCCGCGCGCCGCCTACACCTATCTGGACGCCTTCTTCGGCAGCGCCTACACCGGTGCCGGCGGCGCACAGGTGCCCGCCGGCAACCGCCTGCCGGGCACGGCCCGCCATGTGGCGCAGCTGGCGCTGGATTACGCCCCCACGGCGGCGTGGCAGCTGGGCGCCAGCGTGGACCTGTCGGGCAAGGTGTTTGCCGACGACCGCAACACCGAGTCCGCCCCTGGCTTTGCCGTGGTGGGCTTGCGCGCGGGCTACACGCTGCGCGGCCCTGCGAGCGGCGGGCAGACAGGCGGCGGCAAGGAAGCGGGGAGCGCCCCGCGCTGGCAGCTGTGGGCGCGGCTCGACAACCTCTTCGACCGGCGCTATGCGGGCTCGCTCATTGTGAACGACGGCAACCAGCGGTTCTTTGAGCCGGCGGCGGGGCGGCGCAT
- a CDS encoding TfoX/Sxy family protein, whose protein sequence is MPARPLSDETLHLIDAVRDGLAQRCGAAALEERTLFGCWAFFVQGKLCIGVKGEDLLVRLPPERHGEFQEMQNTRELSPGGGMQGYFWVEPHGYARSAQWAFWLDEAVAYNPRAKASPKRRPAGTAPAAAGATPRKATGSVRQKKPSALPTGPRRHSIFEADD, encoded by the coding sequence ATGCCGGCCCGCCCGCTCTCCGACGAGACGCTGCACCTCATCGACGCCGTGCGCGACGGGCTGGCGCAGCGCTGCGGCGCGGCGGCGCTGGAAGAGCGCACGCTGTTCGGCTGCTGGGCCTTCTTCGTTCAAGGCAAGCTGTGCATCGGCGTGAAGGGCGAGGACCTGCTGGTGCGCCTGCCGCCCGAACGGCACGGCGAATTCCAGGAGATGCAGAACACGCGCGAGCTGTCGCCCGGCGGCGGCATGCAGGGCTACTTCTGGGTCGAGCCGCACGGCTATGCGCGCAGCGCGCAGTGGGCGTTCTGGCTGGACGAGGCTGTGGCGTACAACCCGCGCGCCAAGGCCAGCCCCAAGCGCCGGCCGGCGGGCACGGCCCCCGCCGCAGCCGGCGCTACGCCACGCAAGGCGACGGGCAGCGTCCGCCAGAAGAAGCCGTCCGCACTACCCACGGGCCCGCGCCGCCACAGCATTTTCGAGGCCGACGACTGA
- a CDS encoding MOSC domain-containing protein produces MAAAPLHTTVLAVHRDAAHQFSKETVPAIVLEAGLGVAGDAHHGRTVQHRSRAKVDPHQPNLRQVHLITASLLSHLVDQGFVVAAGELGENITLQSAPGLQWEELIALPVGTQLHFAQGAVVELTGLRNPCSQIDRFQRGLMAAMLDKDAAGNVVRKTGVMGIVLAGGTVAGGDTVQVVLPALPHRPMERV; encoded by the coding sequence ATGGCCGCCGCCCCGCTGCACACCACCGTCCTGGCCGTCCACCGCGACGCCGCGCACCAGTTCTCCAAGGAGACGGTGCCGGCCATCGTGCTGGAGGCCGGTCTGGGTGTGGCGGGCGATGCCCACCACGGCCGCACCGTGCAGCACCGCTCGCGCGCCAAGGTGGACCCGCACCAGCCCAACCTGCGGCAGGTGCACCTCATCACCGCATCGCTGCTGAGCCACCTCGTGGACCAGGGCTTCGTCGTGGCGGCGGGCGAGCTGGGCGAGAACATCACGCTGCAGTCCGCCCCCGGGCTCCAGTGGGAGGAACTGATCGCCCTGCCCGTGGGCACGCAACTGCACTTTGCGCAAGGCGCAGTGGTCGAGCTGACCGGCCTGCGCAATCCCTGCAGCCAGATCGACCGCTTCCAGCGCGGGCTGATGGCCGCCATGCTGGACAAGGACGCGGCCGGCAACGTCGTCCGCAAGACGGGCGTGATGGGCATCGTGCTGGCGGGCGGCACCGTGGCCGGCGGCGATACCGTTCAGGTCGTGCTGCCCGCTCTGCCCCACCGGCCCATGGAGCGCGTGTAG
- a CDS encoding lysozyme inhibitor LprI family protein produces MATATTALLCNASVHAQAGAACKPDGTVAETNACAVQTFQKTDTDISILYGDVMRALSAHERPQLRQEQAAWQRERIMLCKQSTQATESAPEWPRLYHACLTAETEARRKGLMRWLTLDHPSARP; encoded by the coding sequence ATGGCAACCGCGACCACCGCCCTGCTCTGCAACGCAAGCGTCCACGCCCAGGCCGGCGCGGCCTGCAAGCCCGACGGCACGGTGGCCGAAACCAATGCCTGCGCGGTGCAGACCTTCCAGAAGACGGACACGGACATCTCCATCCTCTACGGCGACGTGATGCGTGCCCTGTCGGCCCACGAACGGCCGCAGCTGCGGCAGGAGCAGGCCGCCTGGCAGCGCGAGCGGATCATGCTGTGCAAGCAGAGCACGCAGGCCACCGAATCGGCGCCCGAGTGGCCGCGCCTGTACCACGCCTGCCTGACGGCAGAGACCGAGGCACGGCGCAAGGGCCTGATGCGCTGGCTGACGCTGGACCATCCGTCGGCCAGGCCCTGA
- a CDS encoding TIGR02281 family clan AA aspartic protease — protein MSNLPDRWRKPPPRAAEVEDAQEAGASRTRAFARTGTLGILAFWLVVMGALYLAMQHWQRPAASQVQADGALVIPRHRDGHFRVSGSINGQPVNFLVDTGASLVSVTDALARKAGLSGGERTTFRTANGTREGWVTTADSVAVRSLVVSGLRVGTGYTGDEDGDALLGQNFLRHFDVEIKSDRMVLHPR, from the coding sequence ATGAGCAATCTTCCCGATCGCTGGCGCAAGCCGCCCCCACGCGCCGCCGAGGTGGAAGACGCGCAAGAGGCCGGTGCGAGTCGCACCCGCGCTTTCGCTCGCACAGGCACGCTGGGCATCCTGGCCTTCTGGCTGGTGGTGATGGGCGCGCTCTACCTGGCCATGCAGCACTGGCAGCGGCCTGCCGCCAGCCAGGTGCAGGCCGATGGCGCGCTGGTCATTCCGCGCCACCGCGACGGGCACTTCCGCGTGTCCGGCAGCATCAACGGCCAGCCGGTGAACTTCCTGGTGGACACGGGCGCCAGCCTGGTCAGCGTGACCGACGCGCTGGCCCGCAAGGCCGGCCTGTCGGGCGGCGAGCGCACCACGTTCCGCACGGCCAACGGCACGCGCGAGGGCTGGGTCACCACGGCCGACTCGGTGGCCGTGCGCTCACTGGTGGTCTCCGGCCTGCGCGTGGGCACCGGCTACACCGGCGACGAGGACGGTGACGCGCTGCTGGGCCAGAACTTCCTGCGGCACTTCGACGTTGAGATCAAGAGCGACAGGATGGTGCTGCATCCGCGATAA
- a CDS encoding acyl-CoA dehydrogenase family protein has product MDFELTEEQRAFAETARDFARAELAPHAAEWDAEGIFPREAIGKAGELGFCGLYAPENAGGLALPRLDATLVFEEMAAIDPSTTAFITIHNMATWMLGTWATDAVRDHWGPLLTSGEKLASYCLTEPGAGSDAASLKTRAERVGHEYVINGAKAFISGAGSTDVLVLMARTGAADSGAGGISAFAVPADAQGIQYGKKEAKMGWNSQPTRTISFDNVRIPADHLLGREGEGFKIAMKGLDGGRINIATCSVGAAQGALNAAQQYMQDRKQFGKAIASFQALQFKLADMATELVAARQMVRLAASKLDAGARDASTYCAMAKRFATDAGFNVVNEALQLHGGYGYIREYPLERLLRDARVHQILEGTNEIMRVIIARRMLDGDAPEAIR; this is encoded by the coding sequence ATGGACTTTGAGCTGACCGAAGAGCAACGCGCCTTTGCCGAGACGGCCCGCGACTTCGCCCGCGCCGAGCTGGCGCCGCACGCCGCCGAGTGGGATGCAGAGGGCATCTTCCCGCGCGAGGCCATCGGCAAGGCGGGCGAGCTGGGCTTTTGCGGCCTGTACGCGCCCGAGAACGCCGGCGGCCTGGCCCTGCCCCGGCTCGACGCCACGCTGGTCTTCGAGGAGATGGCGGCCATCGACCCCTCCACCACCGCCTTCATCACCATCCACAACATGGCGACGTGGATGCTGGGCACCTGGGCCACCGATGCGGTGCGTGACCACTGGGGTCCCCTGCTGACCAGCGGCGAGAAGCTCGCCAGCTACTGCCTGACGGAGCCGGGCGCGGGCTCGGACGCGGCCTCGCTCAAGACGCGGGCCGAGCGGGTGGGGCATGAGTACGTCATCAACGGTGCCAAGGCCTTCATCAGCGGTGCGGGCAGCACCGACGTGCTGGTGCTCATGGCCCGCACGGGCGCGGCCGATTCCGGTGCGGGCGGCATCAGCGCCTTCGCCGTGCCGGCGGATGCGCAAGGCATCCAGTACGGCAAGAAGGAAGCCAAGATGGGCTGGAACAGCCAGCCCACGCGCACCATCAGCTTCGACAACGTGCGCATCCCGGCCGACCACCTGCTGGGGCGCGAGGGCGAAGGCTTCAAGATCGCCATGAAAGGCCTGGACGGCGGGCGCATCAACATCGCCACCTGCTCGGTAGGCGCGGCCCAGGGCGCGCTGAACGCTGCGCAGCAGTACATGCAGGACCGCAAGCAGTTCGGCAAGGCCATCGCCAGCTTCCAGGCGCTGCAGTTCAAGCTGGCCGACATGGCGACCGAGCTGGTCGCCGCGCGCCAGATGGTGCGGCTGGCCGCCAGCAAACTCGACGCCGGCGCGCGCGACGCCTCCACGTACTGCGCCATGGCGAAGCGCTTCGCCACCGATGCAGGCTTCAACGTGGTGAACGAGGCGCTGCAGCTGCACGGCGGCTACGGCTATATCCGCGAATACCCGCTGGAGCGCCTGCTGCGCGACGCCCGCGTGCACCAGATCCTGGAGGGCACGAACGAGATCATGCGTGTCATCATCGCCCGGCGCATGCTGGACGGCGACGCGCCGGAAGCCATTCGCTGA
- the mmsB gene encoding 3-hydroxyisobutyrate dehydrogenase, translating into MKIAFIGLGNMGGPMAINLHKAGHDVSAFDLSKPACEKVAADGVRIAADAASCVSGAEVVVSMLPASPHVEALFLGNGQQPGLLPLLAAGTLVIDCSTIAAATSRKVAEAAKARGIAFIDAPVSGGTGGAIAGTLTFMVGAEAADLERARPLLEKMGANIFHAGSVGAGQTAKICNNMLLGILMAGTSEAIALGVANGLDPKVLSEIMRRSSGGNWALEKYNPWPGVMEAAPASKQYAGGFGTDLMLKDLGLAQENAMAVKASTPLGGLARNLYASHSLAGHGALDFSSILFSVQKKS; encoded by the coding sequence ATGAAGATCGCATTCATCGGCCTGGGCAACATGGGCGGCCCCATGGCCATCAACCTGCACAAGGCCGGCCACGACGTCAGCGCGTTCGACCTGTCCAAGCCCGCCTGCGAGAAGGTCGCGGCCGACGGCGTGCGCATCGCGGCCGACGCGGCCAGCTGCGTCAGCGGCGCCGAGGTCGTCGTCAGCATGCTGCCCGCCAGCCCGCATGTGGAGGCGCTATTTCTGGGCAACGGCCAGCAGCCCGGCCTGCTGCCGCTGCTGGCGGCCGGCACGCTGGTCATCGACTGCTCGACCATCGCCGCAGCCACCTCGCGCAAGGTGGCCGAGGCGGCGAAGGCGCGCGGTATCGCCTTCATCGACGCGCCGGTCTCCGGCGGCACGGGCGGCGCCATTGCCGGCACGCTGACTTTCATGGTGGGCGCCGAAGCTGCCGACCTGGAACGCGCCCGCCCGTTGCTCGAAAAGATGGGCGCCAACATCTTCCACGCCGGCAGCGTGGGCGCCGGCCAGACGGCCAAGATCTGCAACAACATGCTGCTGGGCATTCTGATGGCCGGCACCAGCGAGGCCATCGCCCTGGGCGTGGCCAACGGGCTGGATCCGAAGGTTCTCAGCGAGATCATGCGCCGCAGCTCCGGCGGCAACTGGGCGCTGGAGAAGTACAACCCCTGGCCCGGCGTGATGGAAGCGGCACCGGCCAGCAAGCAGTACGCCGGCGGGTTCGGAACCGACCTGATGCTCAAGGACCTGGGCCTGGCCCAGGAGAACGCCATGGCCGTGAAGGCGTCCACGCCGCTGGGCGGGCTGGCGCGCAACCTGTACGCATCGCACAGCCTGGCCGGGCACGGGGCGCTGGATTTCTCCAGCATCCTGTTCTCGGTGCAGAAGAAGAGCTAG